Proteins found in one Nitratiruptor sp. SB155-2 genomic segment:
- a CDS encoding mechanosensitive ion channel family protein — protein MPKIIFLCLLFFVHLFALDINASLEQQNNPKVFETLLKDLNQSSPDYKLQQTLIKKIIDTLQSKPTLVHEKDFSIKNDQQFIDTYQKINNLLAKAYEKKAAINHLKDQLEDIEENIQKDPANITLKLEKIYYKKQLQANQIFIETVLKQYPKWLDRLLVKLKFIDFKLPETNKVQKIEKRIIYIEKKISKLSIEKERWEILENSNKIAYLEKLISSQLKKKERIVHDWLKLKLEAFFYYLKKRSLKAINISQEIKDYIQKHSSNIYLPAALDTSMLYILNKQIGNWKIQFAQIKKEIQIFTTTNTFLGMPLYKFAEGFGIFLLFLLLRKIFTFFVLKIIHKIAKLTTSSFDDKLLEIIEGPLKFAFVILGFYFAFLVMDIENETFDKILKSLVIFEIFWIFYNMVHVLDETIYKFAKRFGRELYREIGAFFIKTLKIFILAIGLVSILQVWNINVSAFLASLGLGGLAFALAAKDTAANLFGGLSILADRALKIDDWIKVGDVEGTVEDIGLRTTKVRTFEKSLVTVPNQMIANNPIENFSRRNIRRIKMRIGLVYSTTHEQMNAILNDIRNMLQSHPGIAKNATLLVNFDEFEDSSLSIFIYCFTNTANWAKYLEIKEDVNLKIMEIVQQHGSDFAFPSESIYIEKVQQ, from the coding sequence ATGCCAAAAATTATCTTCTTATGTCTTCTTTTTTTTGTTCATCTTTTCGCTTTGGACATCAATGCCTCTTTGGAACAGCAAAACAATCCAAAAGTTTTTGAGACTCTTTTGAAAGATCTCAATCAATCATCACCAGATTACAAACTGCAACAAACCCTTATCAAAAAAATCATCGATACACTCCAATCCAAACCGACTCTGGTCCATGAAAAAGATTTTTCCATCAAAAATGATCAACAGTTTATCGATACATATCAAAAGATCAACAATCTTTTAGCGAAAGCGTACGAAAAAAAGGCTGCGATCAATCATCTTAAAGATCAACTTGAGGATATCGAAGAGAATATTCAAAAAGACCCTGCCAATATCACTTTAAAGTTAGAGAAGATCTACTACAAAAAGCAGCTACAAGCAAATCAGATTTTCATCGAAACTGTTTTAAAACAATATCCAAAATGGCTCGATAGACTCCTTGTAAAACTCAAATTTATCGATTTTAAACTACCAGAAACGAACAAGGTACAAAAGATTGAGAAAAGAATCATATATATCGAAAAAAAGATCAGTAAACTCTCCATTGAAAAAGAGCGTTGGGAGATTTTGGAAAATAGCAATAAAATTGCATACCTAGAAAAACTAATTTCTTCTCAGCTAAAAAAGAAAGAACGCATTGTCCATGACTGGCTTAAGCTCAAATTGGAAGCTTTTTTTTATTATCTGAAAAAACGCTCCTTGAAAGCTATAAATATCTCCCAAGAAATTAAAGACTATATCCAAAAACACTCTTCCAATATATATTTACCCGCTGCTCTTGACACCTCTATGCTCTATATACTCAACAAACAGATCGGCAACTGGAAAATCCAGTTTGCACAGATAAAAAAAGAGATACAGATTTTCACCACTACAAATACATTTCTCGGCATGCCTTTATATAAATTTGCTGAAGGGTTTGGTATCTTTCTCCTTTTTTTGCTACTTAGAAAAATCTTTACATTTTTCGTTCTTAAAATCATCCACAAAATTGCCAAACTCACAACCAGCAGTTTTGACGACAAGCTTTTAGAGATTATTGAAGGGCCTCTCAAGTTTGCATTCGTCATTTTGGGATTCTATTTTGCCTTTTTGGTCATGGATATTGAAAATGAAACCTTTGACAAAATACTCAAATCTCTTGTTATTTTTGAGATTTTTTGGATTTTTTACAATATGGTCCATGTTTTGGATGAAACCATTTACAAATTTGCCAAGCGTTTTGGAAGGGAACTCTACCGAGAAATCGGTGCGTTTTTTATAAAAACTCTGAAAATTTTCATCCTTGCCATCGGTCTAGTCTCCATTTTACAGGTTTGGAATATCAACGTCAGTGCATTCTTGGCTTCACTTGGACTTGGTGGTTTGGCATTTGCACTAGCAGCCAAAGATACGGCAGCCAATCTCTTTGGAGGCCTTAGCATCTTAGCCGATCGGGCGCTCAAAATCGATGATTGGATCAAAGTGGGCGATGTGGAAGGCACGGTAGAAGATATTGGCCTACGTACTACAAAAGTGAGAACTTTTGAAAAATCCCTTGTGACAGTGCCAAACCAGATGATCGCCAACAACCCGATAGAAAACTTTTCCAGACGCAACATCAGACGAATCAAGATGCGTATAGGCCTTGTCTATTCCACGACACATGAACAGATGAATGCCATCTTAAATGATATTCGAAATATGTTACAATCCCATCCGGGAATTGCCAAAAATGCTACTTTACTTGTCAATTTTGACGAATTTGAAGATAGCAGTCTTAGTATATTCATCTACTGTTTTACCAATACAGCCAATTGGGCAAAATATCTGGAAATCAAAGAAGATGTCAACCTAAAAATCATGGAAATTGTCCAACAACATGGTAGCGACTTTGCATTCCCAAGCGAATCAATTTATATAGAAAAAGTGCAACAATGA
- the der gene encoding ribosome biogenesis GTPase Der, producing MKKIAIIGKPNVGKSSLFNRILKQRDAIVSETEGTTRDVKRRIVQIGEKEAEILDTGGIEDRNELFEKVKQKSLEAAKDADIILYMVDGKKLPDEEDKQIFRSLQKLGKKIALVINKIDNDKEEENVWNFYEFGTQDIFPISVSHNRKVKRLLDWVEKQLPKKETIKIEIDEELDFDELLAINEGEKKQEESNEINVAILGRVNVGKSSLLNALLKEERSIVSDVAGTTIDTIDESTIYNDKVITFIDTAGIRRRGKIVGIEKYALNRTQKMLERADVALLVLDASEGITEQDERIAGYIDKYKLACIIVLNKWDIAKKSYEEAVKEVRDRFKFLSFAPIITLSAKTRKRVDRLYDLILKVYKNYSTWLPTGQLNRVIKEAQIRHQIPSYKGKPVKILYATQYDTKPPKIALVMNRPEGLHFSYKRYLANVLRENFDLEGTPIILRPRKRGERDEEMEEESY from the coding sequence ATGAAAAAGATAGCGATTATAGGAAAACCAAATGTAGGCAAAAGCAGCCTTTTTAACAGAATCCTAAAGCAACGAGACGCCATCGTAAGCGAAACGGAAGGTACTACACGTGATGTCAAAAGGCGTATTGTCCAAATCGGTGAAAAAGAGGCTGAAATTTTGGATACAGGGGGAATCGAAGACAGGAACGAGCTTTTTGAAAAAGTGAAACAAAAGAGTCTCGAAGCTGCCAAAGATGCCGATATCATTCTCTACATGGTAGATGGTAAGAAACTTCCTGATGAAGAGGATAAACAGATCTTTCGTTCACTGCAAAAACTTGGGAAAAAAATCGCTCTTGTCATCAACAAAATAGACAACGACAAAGAAGAAGAGAATGTCTGGAACTTTTACGAGTTTGGTACCCAAGATATCTTCCCAATTTCTGTCAGTCACAATAGAAAAGTAAAAAGACTCCTTGATTGGGTGGAAAAGCAGCTTCCCAAAAAAGAGACTATTAAGATTGAAATCGACGAAGAGCTAGACTTTGATGAACTACTGGCCATCAATGAGGGAGAAAAAAAGCAAGAAGAATCGAATGAAATCAATGTAGCAATCTTAGGGCGAGTCAATGTTGGGAAAAGCTCTCTTTTAAATGCTCTTTTAAAAGAAGAGCGTTCCATTGTCAGTGATGTAGCTGGTACTACAATCGATACGATTGATGAGAGCACCATTTACAACGACAAAGTGATCACTTTTATCGACACTGCAGGCATCAGGCGAAGAGGAAAGATCGTTGGCATCGAAAAATATGCACTGAACCGCACCCAAAAGATGCTTGAGCGAGCAGACGTGGCACTCCTTGTTTTGGATGCAAGTGAAGGAATCACGGAGCAGGATGAGAGAATCGCAGGCTATATCGACAAATACAAGCTTGCATGCATCATCGTGCTCAATAAATGGGATATTGCAAAAAAGAGCTATGAAGAAGCTGTCAAAGAAGTTCGAGATAGATTCAAATTTTTAAGCTTTGCACCCATCATTACACTTAGTGCCAAAACAAGAAAGCGGGTGGACAGGCTGTATGACTTGATTTTGAAAGTTTACAAAAACTATTCCACATGGCTTCCAACGGGACAACTCAATCGCGTCATCAAAGAAGCACAAATCAGACATCAAATTCCATCATACAAAGGAAAACCGGTTAAGATTTTATATGCTACGCAGTATGACACCAAACCGCCCAAGATCGCACTTGTGATGAATAGACCGGAGGGTCTACATTTTAGCTATAAACGATACTTGGCAAATGTCTTGAGAGAAAATTTCGATCTTGAAGGCACTCCAATTATTCTTCGCCCAAGAAAAAGGGGTGAAAGAGATGAAGAGATGGAAGAAGAAAGCTACTAA